Proteins from a genomic interval of Rosa chinensis cultivar Old Blush chromosome 2, RchiOBHm-V2, whole genome shotgun sequence:
- the LOC112187576 gene encoding F-box/kelch-repeat protein At3g06240 isoform X2 produces MEDQGQFKAIEDKGQRLVFTDHARKRLYSLDLVQFLNQNLALLRNNNVDGLDLVAKPTELDFVRRNIGSGWVPVVLSCNSFLMCRSDSGFHLINPVTKEWKKVPKTPLTKKPFSWELYGFGFDDSTNQYKVVEGKGCTDGFVFSVYASLTDSWRKIDCLYPYKQTRVCRKDGMVLNGGVHWLVKRDESLVIISFLLAEEEVKEIQVPPNCCTGVVELGIFRDRLCITLFSFSISETYNEFWVMKEYGVRGSWTKMEIGIPYHRLLHSGFWTETYDLMLVDATMLAMCNFNDKSFWILSIRHGFGQVGGFGSMSVYVESRKPLIDQEQQEKSKPLIDQEQLENSKDDGHP; encoded by the coding sequence AGCCATTGAGGATAAGGGACAGCGTCTTGTATTTACTGACCATGCACGTAAACGCCTCTACTCTTTGGACCTTGTTCAGTTCCTCAACCAGAATCTTGCACTTTTGAGGAATAATAATGTTGATGGTTTGGATTTAGTAGCAAAACCCACTGAGCTCGACTTTGTTCGTCGCAATATTGGAAGTGGTTGGGTTCCCGTTGTCCTTTCCTGCAATAGCTTCTTGATGTGCAGGTCAGATTCTGGGTTCCATTTGATAAACCCTGTTACCAAGGAATGGAAGAAAGTACCAAAGACACCACTAACAAAGAAGCCTTTTTCTTGGGAGCTATATGGGTTTGGATTTGATGACTCCACTAATCAATACAAGGTGGTTGAAGGGAAGGGCTGCACTGATGGATTTGTGTTTAGTGTCTATGCATCTTTGACTGATTCTTGGCGAAAGATTGACTGCCTATATCCCTACAAACAGACTCGTGTTTGTAGGAAGGATGGGATGGTGCTGAATGGGGGTGTTCATTGGTTGGTCAAGCGAGATGAATCCTTGGTGATTATATCTTTCCTTTTAGCAGAGGAGGAGGTTAAAGAAATCCAAGTACCACCTAATTGCTGCACCGGTGTAGTAGAACTGGGCATCTTCAGAGATCGGCTATGTATAACATTATTCTCATTTTCAATAAGTGAAACATATAATGAGTTTTGGGTCATGAAGGAATATGGAGTGAGGGGCTCTTGGACTAAAATGGAGATTGGCATCCCATATCACCGGTTACTGCATTCTGGTTTTTGGACAGAAACTTATGACTTGATGCTGGTTGATGCAACAATGTTAGCTATGTGCAATTTTAATGATAAAAGTTTTTGGATTTTATCGATTCGTCATGGATTTGGCCAAGTTGGTGGTTTTGGTAGCATGAGTGTCTATGTGGAGAGCCGTAAGCCTCTTATTGATCAAGAACAACAGGAGAAAAG
- the LOC112187576 gene encoding F-box/kelch-repeat protein At3g06240 isoform X1 gives MEDQGQFKAIEDKGQRLVFTDHARKRLYSLDLVQFLNQNLALLRNNNVDGLDLVAKPTELDFVRRNIGSGWVPVVLSCNSFLMCRSDSGFHLINPVTKEWKKVPKTPLTKKPFSWELYGFGFDDSTNQYKVVEGKGCTDGFVFSVYASLTDSWRKIDCLYPYKQTRVCRKDGMVLNGGVHWLVKRDESLVIISFLLAEEEVKEIQVPPNCCTGVVELGIFRDRLCITLFSFSISETYNEFWVMKEYGVRGSWTKMEIGIPYHRLLHSGFWTETYDLMLVDATMLAMCNFNDKSFWILSIRHGFGQVGGFGSMSVYVESRKPLIDQEQQEKSKPLIDQEQLENSKDDGHP, from the coding sequence AGCCATTGAGGATAAGGGACAGCGTCTTGTATTTACTGACCATGCACGTAAACGCCTCTACTCTTTGGACCTTGTTCAGTTCCTCAACCAGAATCTTGCACTTTTGAGGAATAATAATGTTGATGGTTTGGATTTAGTAGCAAAACCCACTGAGCTCGACTTTGTTCGTCGCAATATTGGAAGTGGTTGGGTTCCCGTTGTCCTTTCCTGCAATAGCTTCTTGATGTGCAGGTCAGATTCTGGGTTCCATTTGATAAACCCTGTTACCAAGGAATGGAAGAAAGTACCAAAGACACCACTAACAAAGAAGCCTTTTTCTTGGGAGCTATATGGGTTTGGATTTGATGACTCCACTAATCAATACAAGGTGGTTGAAGGGAAGGGCTGCACTGATGGATTTGTGTTTAGTGTCTATGCATCTTTGACTGATTCTTGGCGAAAGATTGACTGCCTATATCCCTACAAACAGACTCGTGTTTGTAGGAAGGATGGGATGGTGCTGAATGGGGGTGTTCATTGGTTGGTCAAGCGAGATGAATCCTTGGTGATTATATCTTTCCTTTTAGCAGAGGAGGAGGTTAAAGAAATCCAAGTACCACCTAATTGCTGCACCGGTGTAGTAGAACTGGGCATCTTCAGAGATCGGCTATGTATAACATTATTCTCATTTTCAATAAGTGAAACATATAATGAGTTTTGGGTCATGAAGGAATATGGAGTGAGGGGCTCTTGGACTAAAATGGAGATTGGCATCCCATATCACCGGTTACTGCATTCTGGTTTTTGGACAGAAACTTATGACTTGATGCTGGTTGATGCAACAATGTTAGCTATGTGCAATTTTAATGATAAAAGTTTTTGGATTTTATCGATTCGTCATGGATTTGGCCAAGTTGGTGGTTTTGGTAGCATGAGTGTCTATGTGGAGAGCCGTAAGCCTCTTATTGATCAAGAACAACAGGAGAAAAGTAA